A section of the Stenotrophomonas sp. 364 genome encodes:
- the hemH gene encoding ferrochelatase, whose protein sequence is MLDAPDTAVLAVNLGTPETPTAPAVRRYLAEFLSDPRVVAIPAILWKPLLYGLILPLRSGRSAAKYAQVWLPDGSPLMVYTRQLAEAMQALMPTLRVRHAMRYGAPALTAELDRLADEGMRRIVVLPLYPQYSTTTTASIEDQVRAWQPRHPAVTVTLVRDYAVDPDWVAAVAGSIQQAWQQHGRGEKLVFSFHGIPQRLADAGDPYPQRCEASARAIADALDLPDDAWQLTYQSRFGREKWLQPYAEPTMWAMAESGVRRIDVVCPGFATDCLETLEEVALGFTETLAARGAQMRYIPCLNAAPEHALALSRLSIAALA, encoded by the coding sequence CTACCTTGCTGAATTCCTCAGCGATCCGCGCGTGGTCGCGATCCCGGCGATACTGTGGAAACCCTTGCTGTACGGGCTTATCCTGCCCCTGCGCAGCGGTCGCTCGGCCGCCAAGTATGCCCAGGTGTGGCTGCCCGACGGCTCCCCGCTGATGGTCTACACGCGCCAGCTGGCGGAGGCCATGCAGGCGTTGATGCCCACCCTGCGGGTACGCCATGCGATGCGCTACGGCGCCCCCGCACTGACCGCCGAGTTGGACCGGCTGGCCGACGAAGGCATGCGCCGGATCGTGGTGCTGCCGCTGTATCCGCAGTACTCCACCACCACCACCGCCTCCATTGAAGACCAGGTGCGCGCGTGGCAGCCGCGCCACCCTGCCGTCACCGTCACCCTTGTGCGCGATTACGCGGTGGACCCGGACTGGGTGGCGGCCGTGGCCGGCAGCATCCAGCAGGCGTGGCAGCAGCACGGGCGCGGCGAGAAGCTGGTGTTTTCCTTCCACGGCATCCCGCAGCGCCTGGCCGACGCGGGCGATCCGTACCCGCAGCGCTGCGAAGCGAGCGCGCGCGCCATCGCCGACGCACTGGATCTGCCCGACGACGCCTGGCAGCTGACCTACCAGTCGCGCTTTGGCCGCGAGAAGTGGCTGCAGCCCTATGCCGAACCCACCATGTGGGCCATGGCCGAGAGTGGCGTGCGCCGCATCGACGTGGTCTGCCCCGGGTTCGCCACCGACTGCCTGGAAACCCTGGAGGAAGTGGCGCTGGGCTTCACCGAAACCCTCGCCGCGCGCGGCGCGCAGATGCGCTACATCCCCTGCCTCAATGCGGCGCCCGAACACGCCCTGGCGTTGTCGCGGCTGAGCATCGCCGCGCTCGCATGA
- a CDS encoding alpha/beta hydrolase, translated as MTLQPFALEVQGVHAAGLRAPQREGTRVLALHGWLDNAASFVPLAAQLTALDLVALDLPGHGHSAHLPPGTQYNTPGAICHVLDVADALGWDRFTLLGHSMGAGIASLTAAAAPERVERLVAIEALGGLRGPEDETAQRLRDHVRAARALPGRNLRVFVDLAAPIRARMMANQLSEPCARLLVERGVKPVEGGYSWCSDPRLMLPTAVRLSEAQIDNLLAAIECPTQVIYATPAQSYYPEPLRSQRIGLLRDGRLSVFPGTHHLHMEHPQVVAEVINAFLAG; from the coding sequence ATGACCCTCCAGCCCTTCGCGCTGGAGGTGCAGGGCGTGCACGCCGCTGGGCTGCGTGCGCCACAGCGCGAGGGCACGCGGGTGCTGGCCCTGCACGGCTGGCTCGACAACGCTGCCAGCTTCGTACCGCTGGCAGCGCAGCTAACGGCGCTGGACCTGGTCGCCCTGGACCTGCCCGGCCACGGCCACAGCGCCCACCTGCCGCCGGGCACCCAATACAACACGCCCGGCGCGATCTGCCACGTGCTGGATGTCGCCGATGCGCTGGGCTGGGACCGCTTCACCCTGCTCGGCCATTCGATGGGTGCCGGCATCGCCAGCCTCACCGCCGCCGCCGCCCCCGAGCGGGTCGAGCGTCTGGTGGCGATCGAAGCGCTCGGCGGCCTGCGCGGTCCCGAGGATGAAACCGCGCAGCGGCTGCGCGACCACGTGCGCGCCGCCCGCGCGCTGCCGGGGAGGAACCTGCGGGTGTTTGTCGACCTGGCCGCGCCGATCCGCGCACGGATGATGGCCAACCAGCTCAGCGAGCCCTGCGCCCGGTTGCTGGTCGAGCGCGGGGTCAAACCGGTCGAGGGCGGCTACAGCTGGTGCAGCGACCCGCGCCTGATGCTGCCCACAGCGGTGCGCCTGAGCGAAGCGCAGATCGACAACCTGCTGGCGGCGATCGAGTGCCCTACCCAGGTGATCTACGCCACGCCCGCGCAGTCGTACTATCCCGAGCCCCTGCGCAGCCAGCGCATCGGCCTGCTGCGCGATGGCCGGCTGTCCGTGTTCCCCGGCACCCACCACCTGCACATGGAACACCCGCAGGTGGTGGCCGAGGTCATCAACGCCTTCCTTGCCGGCTGA
- a CDS encoding methyl-accepting chemotaxis protein: MSALPLVAPRPPDRARAPRPPTLLPRLDGTVAVAAALLLAAGCSTALWQRQWGVALTVLVATVLLAVLALRTRRQAQRWQRDLQQADAAARALADQQQHAATVHAEDAQIHRALDVSRTAMMIADNDHVIRYVNRSVVTLLRNQQASLREAFPDFDVDTLVGSSIHRFHVNPDRIRAILNTLQQVHHGRVRIGPVHFAQVVTPVFDDHGQRLGFAVEWHDRTAELQLETAVADIVAAAAKGDLDRRLPSTEGTASFLDGLTGGINQLLQSVGGTVGEVRRVLAALARGDLDQRMHGQFEGAFAAMQRDANATAEQLTAMVQRIQQCTGAIAQAAGEIASGNSDLSERTERQAAHLEETAASMEELTSTVRQNAEHARQASTLAQGAQDVAGRGSAVVGQVVTTMEAIQTASRRIGDITRVIDGIAFQTNILALNAAVEAARAGEQGRGFAVVASEVRTLAQRSAEAAKEIKGLIDASVEQVADGAHLAQDAGRTMAEIVGSVAAVSGIMAEISSASQEQASGIDQVNQTVVQMDDATQQNAALVEEASAAARLLEEQAAELSEAVAVFRHGQTTQTAAPVRRAIAAVA; the protein is encoded by the coding sequence ATGTCTGCCCTTCCGCTTGTTGCGCCGCGCCCACCCGACCGTGCCCGCGCGCCCCGTCCGCCTACCCTGTTGCCGCGCCTGGACGGCACCGTCGCGGTCGCCGCCGCCCTCCTGCTGGCCGCTGGTTGCAGCACGGCGCTGTGGCAGCGGCAATGGGGGGTAGCGCTGACCGTCCTTGTGGCCACGGTGCTGCTGGCCGTGCTGGCCCTGCGTACCCGCCGGCAGGCCCAGCGCTGGCAGCGCGACCTGCAGCAGGCCGACGCCGCCGCGCGCGCCCTCGCCGACCAGCAGCAGCATGCCGCCACCGTGCATGCCGAGGACGCGCAGATCCACCGTGCGCTGGATGTCTCGCGCACCGCGATGATGATCGCCGACAACGACCACGTGATCCGCTACGTGAACCGTTCGGTGGTGACGCTGTTGCGCAACCAGCAGGCCAGCCTGCGTGAGGCGTTCCCCGACTTCGACGTCGACACGCTGGTGGGCAGCAGCATCCATCGCTTCCACGTCAACCCCGATCGCATCCGCGCCATCCTCAACACGTTGCAGCAGGTGCACCACGGCCGCGTGCGGATCGGCCCGGTGCATTTCGCCCAGGTGGTGACGCCGGTGTTCGATGACCATGGCCAACGCCTCGGCTTTGCCGTGGAATGGCATGACCGCACGGCGGAACTGCAGCTGGAAACCGCCGTGGCCGACATCGTCGCCGCAGCCGCCAAGGGCGACCTGGACCGCCGCCTGCCGTCGACCGAGGGCACGGCCAGCTTCCTCGACGGCCTCACCGGCGGCATCAACCAACTGCTGCAGAGCGTGGGCGGCACCGTGGGCGAGGTGCGCCGCGTGCTGGCGGCGTTGGCCCGCGGTGATCTGGACCAGCGCATGCACGGCCAGTTCGAGGGCGCGTTCGCCGCCATGCAGCGTGATGCCAATGCCACCGCCGAACAGCTCACTGCCATGGTGCAGCGCATCCAGCAGTGCACCGGCGCGATCGCGCAGGCCGCCGGCGAGATTGCCAGCGGCAACAGCGACCTGTCCGAGCGCACCGAGCGCCAGGCCGCGCACCTGGAAGAAACCGCCGCCTCGATGGAGGAGCTGACCTCTACCGTGCGCCAGAACGCCGAGCATGCGCGCCAGGCCAGCACGCTGGCTCAGGGCGCCCAGGACGTGGCCGGCCGCGGCAGCGCGGTGGTTGGCCAGGTTGTCACCACCATGGAGGCGATCCAGACCGCATCGCGGCGGATCGGCGACATCACCCGCGTCATCGACGGGATCGCGTTCCAGACCAATATCCTGGCGTTGAACGCGGCCGTGGAAGCAGCACGTGCCGGCGAGCAGGGCCGTGGGTTCGCAGTGGTAGCCAGCGAAGTGCGCACCTTGGCGCAACGCTCGGCCGAGGCGGCCAAGGAGATCAAGGGCCTGATCGATGCCTCCGTGGAGCAGGTCGCCGACGGCGCGCACCTGGCGCAGGATGCGGGCAGGACCATGGCCGAGATCGTCGGCAGCGTCGCGGCGGTCAGCGGCATCATGGCCGAGATCTCATCGGCATCGCAGGAGCAGGCCAGCGGTATCGACCAGGTCAACCAGACGGTGGTTCAGATGGACGATGCTACCCAGCAGAATGCTGCCTTGGTTGAGGAGGCCAGCGCTGCAGCACGCCTGCTGGAAGAACAGGCGGCAGAGCTGAGCGAAGCAGTCGCGGTGTTCCGGCATGGACAGACCACGCAGACGGCAGCGCCGGTACGGCGTGCAATCGCCGCCGTAGCCTGA